A window of Gouania willdenowi chromosome 12, fGouWil2.1, whole genome shotgun sequence contains these coding sequences:
- the tescb gene encoding tescalcin b translates to MGALMSAADHPEHSDLTDRTGFSLEQIGVLRKRFKQLSHNEETLRREHFNEIPDLACNPIRAQIIEAFFDTRNFHQNGERTVQGTVQEISFKDFLVVMSHFRPPSLHMTEEQREHVRREKLRFLFNMHDTDNDGTITLEEYRHVVEELLSRSGALEKETAKCIADAAMLEVASISMGHMEPDEFYEGITFEHFFKLLKGFDIEAKMNIRFLNMATTLCK, encoded by the exons ATGGGGGCACTGATGTCTGCAGCCGATCACCCAGAACACAGCGATCTGACAGACAGAACTGGCT TTTCGCTTGAGCAGATTGGAGTTCTACGCAAAAGATTTAAACAGCTGAGCCACAACGAGGAAACTCTACG GAGAGAGCACTTCAATGAAATCCCAGATCTTGCGTGTAATCCCATCCGCGCACAAATCATCGAGGCTTTTTTTGACACAAG AAACTTCCATCAGAACGGTGAGAGGACGGTGCAGGGGACTGTCCAGGAGATCAGTTTCAAGGACTTCCTGGTGGTCATGTCACATTTCAGGCCTCCATCTCTGCACATGACTGAGGAGCAGCGAGAACACGTCAGGAGGGAGAAGCTGAGAT TTTTATTTAATATGCATGACACAGACAACGATGGGACCATAACTCTGGAAGAATACAGACAt GTGGTGGAGGAGCTGCTGTCCCGCAGTGGAGCGCTGGAAAAGGAAACGGCAAAGTGCATCGCTGATGCAGCCATGCTGGAAGTGGCCAGTATTTCAATGGGTCACATG GAACCTGATGAGTTCTACGAAGGCATCACGTTCGAGCATTTTTTTAAG TTGCTCAAAGGCTTTGACATCGAAGCAAAAATGAACATTCGTTTCTTGAACATGGCCACGACTCTATGCaagtga
- the m17 gene encoding IL-6 subfamily cytokine M17 — protein sequence MNGHVKNMPFQLFLEATTTFISLSLLMAVDSTKTVAVRRNQACGNALQQTLKITKLLQKESIDLTNIYKASQGEISELFCTGVVNDIPDPNIIGLETSERLQDAYMKLQAFFPHFARVYEQQTDLQPPSSPLLSALTRVSIRSRDLAFPMRSFYQNLFPNLPPLEPEVGSTELPPPQNVFQQKVYGCVVLKTYKEFLSNVSRELRTMKGKVCRRRRRMMQINAMVSL from the exons ATGAATGGTCATGTAAAGAATATGCCTTTTCAACTGTTTCTGGAGGCCACAACAA CGTTCATTTCTCTCTCGCTGCTCATGGCTGTCGATTCTACAAAAACTGTGGCAGTGAGAAGAAACCAAGCGTGTGGGAACGCTCTGCAGCAGACGTTGAAGATCACAAAGCTGCTACAGAAGGAGTCCATTGATCTAACAAACATATAT aaAGCTTCCCAAGGTGAAATATCTGAGCTCTTCTGCACAGGGGTGGTCAACGACATCCCAGATCCCAACATTATAGGGCTGGAGACCTCAGAAAGGTTACAGGACGCCTACATGAAGCTCCAAGCCTTCTTCCCACATTTTGCACGCGTCTACGAGCAGCAAACGGACCTCCAGCCACCTTCCAGCCCACTGCTGTCCGCCCTCACCAGGGTCAGCATACGCAGCAGAGACTTGGCTTTCCCCATGAGGAGCTTTTATCAGAACCTCTTCCCAAACCTGCCACCGCTGGAACCAGAGGTTGGATCCACAGAACTACCTCCACCTCAAAACGTCTTCCAGCAGAAGGTCTACGGCTGCGTGGTGCTGAAGACCTACAAGGAGTTTCTGTCAAATGTGAGCAGAGAGCTGAGGACTATGAAGGGCAAAGtgtgcaggaggaggaggaggatgatgcaGATAAATGCGATGGTCAGTCTCTAG